From Polaribacter butkevichii, a single genomic window includes:
- the tig gene encoding trigger factor, protein MNITKENIDALNAVVKVDIVADDYQAKVTGLLEDYRKKADVPGFRKGHVPMGMIKKQYGKSIMIDEVNKLLQESLNKFIAEEKLEMLGNPLPRMTEDFNWDADVFSFEFELGLAPVFDVDLKSKDKVTQYNIIATDELLDEEVKNIQIRYGKVTAIDEATEQSNVTGTFVNEENGINKKSTFLVNDLKGKKNEKKVIGAKVGDVIELETKKLFEDDHKLQHILGVEHDVIHDLDVTVTLTIEEITKTEPAELDQELFDKLFADGSVTSVTELREKIKEDAEKQFQQQGDQQLLNAVTEHLVENTKFDLPSEFLKKWLRTAGEKPLTEEEATAEYDKSEKGLRYQLIEGKVMKDNDIKIDYAELVDYAKGFIRTQMAQFGNMNPEEKELDDIAGRILQNQEEAQKLQSQLISNKLLTFYKENMNFKSKELSYEDFIKEVYK, encoded by the coding sequence ATGAATATTACAAAAGAAAACATTGATGCGTTAAACGCAGTTGTAAAAGTAGATATTGTTGCTGATGATTATCAAGCAAAAGTAACAGGTTTATTAGAAGATTATCGTAAAAAGGCAGATGTTCCTGGTTTTAGAAAAGGACATGTACCAATGGGGATGATTAAAAAGCAGTACGGTAAATCTATTATGATAGATGAAGTAAATAAGCTTTTACAAGAATCTTTAAATAAATTTATAGCAGAAGAAAAATTAGAAATGTTAGGTAATCCTTTACCTAGAATGACTGAAGATTTTAATTGGGATGCTGATGTTTTTTCTTTTGAATTTGAATTAGGTTTAGCACCTGTTTTTGATGTAGATTTAAAATCTAAAGACAAAGTAACACAATATAATATTATAGCAACAGATGAATTACTTGACGAAGAAGTTAAGAACATTCAAATACGTTACGGTAAAGTAACTGCTATAGATGAAGCTACTGAACAATCTAATGTAACAGGAACTTTTGTTAATGAAGAAAACGGAATTAACAAAAAATCTACTTTTTTAGTAAACGATCTTAAAGGAAAGAAGAACGAAAAGAAAGTAATTGGCGCTAAGGTTGGTGACGTAATTGAGTTAGAAACTAAAAAGTTATTTGAAGACGATCATAAATTACAACACATTTTAGGTGTAGAGCATGATGTAATTCATGATTTAGATGTAACTGTAACTTTAACGATAGAAGAAATTACAAAAACAGAACCAGCAGAGTTAGACCAAGAGTTGTTTGATAAATTATTTGCAGACGGAAGTGTAACTTCTGTAACTGAATTAAGAGAAAAAATTAAGGAAGACGCAGAAAAGCAATTTCAACAACAAGGAGATCAACAATTATTAAACGCCGTAACAGAGCATTTAGTAGAAAATACAAAGTTTGATTTACCTTCTGAATTCTTAAAAAAATGGTTAAGAACAGCAGGTGAAAAACCTTTAACAGAAGAAGAAGCTACTGCAGAATATGATAAATCAGAAAAAGGTTTACGTTATCAATTAATCGAAGGAAAAGTGATGAAAGATAATGACATCAAAATCGATTATGCAGAATTGGTAGACTATGCAAAAGGATTTATCCGCACGCAAATGGCTCAATTTGGTAACATGAATCCAGAAGAAAAAGAATTGGATGATATTGCCGGTAGAATTTTACAAAATCAAGAAGAAGCTCAAAAATTACAATCTCAATTAATTAGTAATAAATTATTAACTTTTTATAAAGAGAACATGAATTTTAAATCGAAAGAGCTTTCTTACGAAGACTTTATTAAAGAAGTATATAAATAA
- the fbp gene encoding class 1 fructose-bisphosphatase, whose amino-acid sequence MAVKKQTLGEFIIENQHAFKYSSGELSSLLNSIRLAAKVVNHEVNKAGLVDIIGAAGDTNIQGEDQQKLDVYANDKFIQTLTRRNIVCGIASEEEDSFISINSNDENHQNKYVVLIDPLDGSSNIDVNVSVGTIFSIYRRITPTGTPVQLEDFLQKGSEQVAAGYVVYGTSTMIVYTTGDGVNGFTLNPAIGSFYLSHPNMEFPEDGTMYSVNEGNYLDFPLGVKKYIKYCQEEEGDRPYTSRYIGSLVSDFHRNMIKGGIYMYPKGSRNPNGKLRLLYECNPMAFIAEQANGKSSDGYTRTMDVEPTELHQRVPFICGSKNMVNQLEEFMQIHGE is encoded by the coding sequence ATGGCAGTAAAAAAACAAACTTTAGGTGAATTTATTATTGAAAATCAACATGCTTTTAAATATAGCTCTGGAGAGCTTTCAAGTCTTTTAAATTCAATTAGATTAGCAGCAAAAGTGGTAAACCACGAAGTAAACAAAGCTGGTTTAGTAGATATTATTGGTGCAGCTGGAGATACAAATATTCAAGGTGAAGATCAACAGAAATTAGATGTGTATGCCAATGATAAATTTATTCAAACGCTAACCAGAAGAAACATTGTTTGTGGTATTGCTAGTGAAGAAGAAGACAGTTTTATTTCTATTAATAGTAACGATGAAAACCATCAAAACAAATATGTTGTTTTAATAGATCCTTTAGACGGTTCATCTAACATTGATGTAAATGTTTCTGTAGGAACCATTTTTTCTATCTATAGACGTATTACTCCAACAGGAACTCCGGTTCAGTTAGAAGATTTTTTACAAAAAGGTAGTGAACAAGTTGCTGCAGGTTATGTTGTTTACGGAACCTCTACAATGATTGTTTATACCACCGGAGACGGTGTTAATGGCTTTACATTAAACCCTGCAATTGGTTCATTTTATTTATCACACCCAAACATGGAGTTTCCAGAAGACGGTACGATGTATTCTGTAAATGAAGGAAACTATTTAGATTTTCCTTTAGGAGTAAAAAAATACATAAAATATTGTCAGGAAGAAGAAGGAGACAGACCATATACAAGTAGATATATTGGCTCATTAGTTTCTGATTTTCATAGAAATATGATTAAAGGAGGAATTTACATGTACCCAAAAGGTTCTAGAAACCCAAATGGTAAATTACGTTTATTGTATGAATGTAACCCAATGGCGTTTATAGCAGAACAAGCAAACGGTAAATCTTCTGACGGTTATACAAGAACTATGGATGTAGAACCTACTGAGTTACATCAAAGAGTCCCTTTTATTTGTGGAAGTAAAAACATGGTAAACCAACTAGAAGAATTTATGCAGATTCACGGAGAATAA
- a CDS encoding phage holin family protein: MKTFLKILLTAVAVIVLANILPGISVAGYTSAIIVAIVISLLNMFVRPLLVFFTLPATIVTLGLFLFVINACIILLADKLVDGFAVSGFFTALLFSILLSIFRSALFSLLKEDRRSIEN; this comes from the coding sequence ATGAAAACATTTTTAAAAATTTTATTAACCGCTGTAGCAGTTATTGTTTTGGCTAATATTTTACCAGGCATCTCTGTGGCAGGCTATACATCTGCAATTATTGTAGCAATTGTAATTTCGTTATTAAATATGTTTGTGCGTCCGCTTTTAGTCTTTTTTACGTTACCAGCAACCATTGTTACTTTAGGTTTATTCTTGTTTGTAATTAATGCCTGTATAATTTTATTGGCAGATAAATTAGTAGATGGTTTTGCGGTATCAGGATTCTTTACTGCTTTATTATTCAGTATTTTGCTATCTATTTTTAGATCAGCATTATTTTCATTACTAAAAGAGGATCGTAGATCAATAGAAAACTAA
- the clpP gene encoding ATP-dependent Clp endopeptidase proteolytic subunit ClpP codes for MDYGKEFEKYATKHHGINSNYYGKITSSVTPYIMEERQMNITQMDVFSRLMMDRIIFLGTGINDQVANIIQAQLLFLESVDANKDISIYINSPGGGVYAGLGIYDTMQFIKPDVATICTGMAASMGAVLMCAGAAGKRSALPHSRVMIHQPLGGAQGQASDIEITAREIIKLKGELYDIIANHSGQSVEKVHNDSDRDYWMKADEAKAYGMIDEVLARKK; via the coding sequence ATGGATTACGGAAAAGAGTTCGAAAAATACGCAACAAAACATCACGGAATTAACAGCAACTATTACGGTAAGATTACAAGTAGTGTAACGCCATATATTATGGAAGAACGCCAGATGAACATTACGCAAATGGATGTTTTTTCTCGTTTAATGATGGATAGAATTATCTTTTTAGGAACAGGGATTAATGACCAAGTAGCAAATATTATTCAGGCTCAGTTATTGTTTTTAGAAAGTGTAGATGCTAACAAAGATATTTCAATTTATATTAATTCTCCAGGAGGAGGCGTTTATGCAGGTTTAGGTATTTATGATACTATGCAGTTTATAAAACCAGATGTAGCAACAATTTGTACAGGTATGGCAGCTTCTATGGGAGCCGTTTTAATGTGTGCAGGAGCAGCAGGTAAACGTTCTGCATTGCCACACTCTAGAGTGATGATTCACCAACCTTTAGGAGGTGCACAAGGACAAGCTTCAGATATCGAAATTACTGCAAGAGAAATTATAAAGTTAAAAGGAGAGTTGTATGATATTATTGCAAATCACTCTGGTCAATCTGTAGAAAAAGTACACAACGATTCTGATAGAGATTATTGGATGAAAGCAGATGAAGCAAAAGCTTACGGAATGATTGATGAAGTTTTAGCAAGAAAGAAGTAA
- a CDS encoding GNAT family N-acetyltransferase, giving the protein MDFIIRKGVENDMESVFDLITELAVFEKEPDAVEITVEDLKKDGFSENPKFKIFVAEQENKIIGIALFYERYSTWKGRSIHLEDLIVTKSKQKIGAGKALYTAVLKYAYDNNFNRVAWEVIDWNTNAVEFYKSTGATYLNDWSVVQMNKENLSKFIQNN; this is encoded by the coding sequence ATGGATTTTATTATAAGAAAAGGAGTAGAAAATGACATGGAATCTGTGTTCGATTTAATTACAGAATTAGCCGTTTTTGAAAAAGAACCGGATGCCGTAGAAATAACTGTAGAAGATTTAAAAAAAGATGGTTTTTCTGAGAATCCTAAGTTTAAAATTTTTGTTGCAGAACAAGAAAATAAAATTATTGGTATTGCTTTGTTTTATGAACGTTATTCTACATGGAAAGGTAGATCTATTCATTTAGAAGATTTAATAGTTACAAAAAGTAAGCAGAAAATAGGGGCAGGAAAAGCATTATATACTGCTGTTTTAAAATATGCGTACGACAATAATTTTAATAGAGTTGCTTGGGAAGTTATCGATTGGAATACCAATGCAGTAGAATTTTATAAAAGTACAGGAGCCACTTACTTAAATGATTGGTCTGTGGTACAAATGAACAAAGAAAACTTATCAAAATTTATTCAAAATAATTAA
- a CDS encoding aspartate kinase, which yields MKIFKFGGASVKDAASVKNVTEILQSEGTESTLVVISAMGKITNAFEEVIDAYYNKTDLLSEKLGIVEDFHKNLMNDLFDKDDEIYKEIDILLGELSWFLARNTSQRYNYVYDQIICFGELLSTKIVSAYLTKIGVENNWFDVRNYIKTDSNYRDAKVDWDLTQNIITNKIDKQKLNITQGFIAANDTENTTTLGREGSDYTAGIFAYCLDAENVTIWKDVPGVLNADPRVFTDTTLLEQISYEEAIEMAFYGASVIHPKTLQPLERKDIPLLVRSFINPKEKGTRVSKGTRLVPYIPCFIVKKDQILVSISAVDFSFMVEDNISYIFKKLHEYQLKVNLIQNSALSFSVCIDNKFNKFDAFYEELKTQFKIDVQKGVDLFTVRHFDDKAITSIEEKGVSLLTQVNKETIQIVLAAN from the coding sequence ATGAAAATTTTTAAATTTGGTGGAGCGTCAGTAAAAGATGCAGCTAGTGTAAAAAACGTAACTGAAATTTTACAAAGTGAAGGAACAGAAAGTACATTAGTTGTAATTTCTGCAATGGGTAAAATAACCAATGCTTTTGAAGAAGTAATAGATGCCTACTATAATAAGACAGATTTATTGTCAGAAAAATTAGGTATTGTAGAAGATTTTCATAAAAACTTAATGAATGATTTATTTGATAAAGATGATGAAATTTATAAAGAAATAGATATCCTTTTAGGGGAGTTAAGTTGGTTTTTAGCAAGAAACACTTCGCAAAGATATAATTATGTATATGATCAAATTATTTGTTTTGGAGAGCTTTTATCAACCAAAATAGTAAGTGCTTATTTAACAAAAATTGGTGTAGAAAATAACTGGTTTGATGTTAGAAATTACATAAAAACAGATAGTAATTATAGAGATGCTAAAGTAGATTGGGATTTAACTCAAAATATTATTACTAATAAAATAGACAAGCAAAAATTAAATATAACACAAGGTTTTATTGCTGCCAATGATACAGAAAACACCACCACTTTGGGTAGGGAAGGGTCTGATTATACTGCAGGTATTTTTGCCTACTGTTTAGATGCAGAAAATGTAACTATATGGAAAGACGTTCCAGGAGTTTTAAATGCAGATCCAAGAGTATTTACAGATACTACTTTATTAGAACAGATATCTTATGAAGAAGCAATAGAAATGGCATTTTACGGAGCCTCTGTAATTCATCCTAAAACTTTACAACCCTTAGAAAGAAAAGACATTCCGTTGTTGGTTCGATCTTTTATCAACCCAAAAGAAAAAGGAACAAGAGTTTCTAAAGGAACTAGGTTAGTACCATATATACCCTGTTTTATTGTAAAGAAAGATCAAATTTTAGTATCTATTTCTGCGGTAGATTTCTCTTTTATGGTAGAAGATAATATTAGTTATATTTTTAAGAAATTACACGAATATCAATTAAAAGTAAACTTAATTCAGAATTCGGCTCTTAGTTTTTCTGTTTGTATCGATAATAAGTTTAATAAGTTCGATGCTTTTTATGAAGAGTTAAAAACTCAGTTTAAAATTGATGTTCAAAAAGGAGTAGATTTATTTACGGTTCGTCATTTTGATGATAAAGCAATTACAAGTATTGAAGAAAAAGGAGTATCTTTATTGACGCAAGTGAATAAGGAAACAATTCAAATTGTTTTAGCTGCAAATTAA
- a CDS encoding GNAT family N-acetyltransferase, translated as MSYLNINKILKFLHEHLEGCKNEKSAIRKSLLYAAKETSSLGGYAFIIEEKDKIIGAIIINKTGMNEYQAENLITYLAVHRDFRKQKIATKLIKKATNYCNGNLSLNIHKDNNAIELFKKNGFESKKIQMTLHK; from the coding sequence ATGTCATACTTAAATATCAATAAAATTTTAAAGTTTTTACACGAACATTTAGAAGGTTGTAAAAATGAAAAAAGTGCTATTCGAAAATCACTTTTATATGCTGCAAAAGAAACTTCTAGTCTAGGTGGTTATGCTTTTATTATAGAAGAAAAAGACAAAATAATTGGCGCAATTATTATCAATAAAACAGGCATGAATGAGTATCAAGCAGAAAATCTGATAACTTATCTTGCTGTTCACAGAGATTTTAGAAAACAAAAAATTGCAACAAAATTAATAAAAAAAGCAACCAATTATTGCAACGGTAACTTATCGCTAAACATACATAAGGATAATAATGCCATTGAATTATTTAAGAAAAACGGGTTTGAATCAAAAAAAATTCAAATGACATTGCACAAATAG
- a CDS encoding GNAT family N-acyltransferase gives MALVTSKEIAQVIGLHKLGFLGTFIGWVLLRILRISAINRIYEKNKNKTDLDFLNGILDDCNINFEIPEEDLKRIPKEGPFITVSNHPLGGIDGVLLLKLLIEKRDDYKIIANFLLHRVAPLKPYVMPVNPFENRKDVKSSVSGIKSALLHLREGNPLGIFPAGEVSTYKDGKLNVDKPWEEGAVKFIKNANVPVIPIYFHAKNSRLFYFLSKISDTLRTAKLPSEVISQGGRVIKVRIGKPISVKDQEEYKDISSYSEFLRKKTYMLANPFEKASKLISTQNIKIKKSAKKITPQKSTDLFVKEVAALREGEGRLLESKNYEVFFASAKEIPNLLHEIGRLREITFRDVGEGTNKAIDLDKFDKYYHHLLLWDREAKCLAGAYRMGLGKDIYKKFGINGFYIQTLFRIEPELFQMMENTIEMGRAFIIGEYQQKPMPLFLLWKGIVHVTLRYPEYKFLMGGVSISNQFSDFSKSLMIEFMKSHYYDPYIAQYIYPKKEFKVKLKDADKDFVFDSTKADMQKFDKIIDEIEPGALRIPVLIKKYVKQNARLVAFNVDPKFNNAVDGLMYIKVADIPDSTVKPVMEEFQAELERKATEMQNK, from the coding sequence ATGGCATTAGTAACATCTAAAGAAATTGCACAAGTAATTGGTTTACATAAACTTGGGTTTTTGGGAACTTTTATTGGGTGGGTTCTGTTAAGAATACTCCGCATCTCTGCGATCAATAGAATATACGAAAAAAACAAAAATAAGACTGATTTAGATTTTTTAAACGGTATTTTAGATGATTGCAATATCAATTTTGAAATTCCTGAAGAAGATTTAAAAAGAATTCCTAAAGAAGGACCTTTTATTACCGTCTCTAATCACCCTTTGGGTGGTATAGACGGTGTTTTACTGTTAAAATTACTGATAGAAAAAAGAGATGACTATAAAATAATAGCCAACTTTTTATTGCATAGAGTAGCGCCTTTAAAGCCTTATGTAATGCCTGTAAACCCTTTTGAAAATAGAAAAGATGTAAAGTCTAGTGTTTCGGGGATTAAAAGTGCATTGTTACATTTAAGAGAAGGAAATCCTTTAGGTATTTTTCCTGCAGGAGAAGTTTCTACCTATAAAGACGGAAAGTTAAATGTAGACAAACCTTGGGAAGAGGGCGCTGTAAAGTTTATTAAAAATGCAAATGTACCTGTAATTCCTATTTATTTTCACGCAAAAAACAGCCGTCTTTTTTACTTTTTGTCAAAAATATCAGACACGTTAAGAACCGCAAAATTACCATCAGAAGTTATCTCACAAGGAGGTAGAGTTATTAAGGTAAGAATAGGAAAACCAATTTCTGTAAAAGACCAAGAAGAGTATAAAGATATTTCTTCTTACTCTGAGTTTTTAAGAAAGAAAACCTACATGTTGGCAAATCCTTTTGAGAAAGCTAGTAAATTAATTTCTACGCAAAACATCAAAATAAAAAAATCAGCTAAAAAAATTACACCTCAAAAAAGTACAGATCTATTTGTAAAAGAAGTAGCTGCTTTAAGAGAAGGAGAGGGTAGGCTGTTAGAAAGTAAAAACTACGAAGTGTTTTTTGCAAGTGCAAAAGAAATTCCTAATTTATTACATGAAATTGGTAGGTTAAGAGAAATTACTTTTAGAGATGTAGGCGAAGGAACAAACAAGGCAATAGATTTAGATAAATTCGATAAATATTATCACCATTTATTATTATGGGACAGAGAAGCAAAATGTTTAGCTGGTGCTTATAGAATGGGGCTTGGTAAAGATATTTATAAGAAATTTGGTATTAATGGTTTCTATATTCAAACCTTATTTAGAATAGAACCAGAGCTTTTTCAGATGATGGAAAACACCATAGAAATGGGGCGTGCTTTTATTATAGGCGAATATCAACAGAAACCAATGCCATTATTTTTATTATGGAAAGGAATTGTACATGTTACATTGCGTTATCCAGAATATAAATTTTTAATGGGTGGTGTATCTATTAGTAACCAGTTTTCAGATTTTTCTAAATCGTTAATGATAGAGTTTATGAAATCTCATTATTACGACCCATATATTGCCCAATATATTTATCCGAAGAAAGAATTTAAGGTAAAATTAAAAGATGCCGATAAAGATTTTGTGTTCGATTCTACAAAAGCAGACATGCAAAAGTTCGATAAAATTATCGACGAAATAGAACCAGGAGCATTAAGAATTCCGGTGTTAATTAAAAAATACGTAAAACAAAATGCACGCTTGGTGGCCTTTAATGTAGACCCTAAATTTAATAACGCAGTAGATGGACTAATGTATATTAAAGTGGCCGACATACCAGATAGCACTGTAAAACCTGTGATGGAAGAATTTCAGGCAGAGTTAGAGCGTAAGGCTACAGAAATGCAAAATAAGTAA
- the proB gene encoding glutamate 5-kinase, which yields MYKERIVIKVGTNVMTNKDNRIVRPVLRRLVKQVAELYERGIICILVSSGSVIAGKEVLGASNIENETQRRQVYSAIGQPRMMRHYYNIFNDYGMKCAQVLPTKRDFTPGVHRQNMINCCEGLLAEGVIPIANEDDAVSVTMSMFSDNDELASLIAQLINADKLIILTDIDGLYTGHPEAESSNLITNVNPDEDLDRYIKDSNKKPGEGRGGMGSKLDYAQEAASNNIPTYIANGKRDNTIIDIIDGKSVGTKVAL from the coding sequence ATGTATAAAGAAAGAATCGTAATAAAAGTAGGTACCAACGTTATGACAAACAAGGATAACAGAATTGTTAGACCTGTTTTAAGACGCTTAGTAAAACAGGTTGCAGAATTATATGAACGTGGAATTATTTGTATCCTAGTTTCTTCTGGATCTGTAATTGCTGGTAAAGAAGTTTTAGGAGCTTCTAATATAGAAAACGAAACACAAAGAAGACAAGTATATTCTGCTATTGGACAACCAAGAATGATGCGTCATTATTACAATATTTTTAATGATTACGGAATGAAATGTGCACAAGTTTTACCAACAAAGAGAGATTTTACTCCGGGTGTACACAGACAAAACATGATTAATTGTTGTGAAGGTTTATTGGCCGAAGGAGTCATTCCCATCGCCAATGAAGATGACGCAGTCTCTGTTACCATGTCTATGTTTTCTGACAATGATGAGTTAGCGAGTTTAATTGCTCAGTTAATAAATGCTGATAAATTAATTATTCTAACAGATATTGACGGACTCTACACAGGACATCCAGAAGCAGAAAGTAGTAATTTAATTACCAATGTAAATCCGGATGAAGATTTAGATAGATATATAAAAGACAGTAATAAGAAACCCGGTGAAGGCAGAGGCGGAATGGGCTCTAAATTAGATTATGCACAAGAAGCAGCCTCTAACAACATACCTACTTATATAGCAAATGGAAAAAGGGATAACACGATTATTGATATTATTGACGGAAAGTCTGTCGGTACAAAAGTGGCACTTTAA
- a CDS encoding glutamate-5-semialdehyde dehydrogenase — MKLLHTTIKNNVLKSMTRILDENREALLKANKRDLDAFNKEDQAMFERLILNDQKIDGMIKAINEVKAQEDPVNQIISHKTLENGLKVTNKTAPFGTIMIIYESRPDVTVEAAVLAFKSNNRILLKGGKEAIHSNKFLVALWHKALIENKLSEDYIKFLQMDRTETQAFLKNPTEQLDLIVPRGGERLISFVKEHATCAVLISGRGNNFIYIDKSAEWNKTLAVIINAKTAKISACNALDKILINKNIEDYTKKLKELEAVLKEKNVTILVDKSVKEILKDEAIISEESVWKEEFLALKCCIGAVENLDEATEKINKYSGGHSAAIMTTNDESAESFMEQVDCAAVYKNSSTRFTDGGQLGVGAELAISTDKLHHRGPLGLKKLVTNKYYIIGDGNVRV; from the coding sequence ATGAAATTATTACATACAACCATTAAAAATAACGTATTAAAAAGCATGACCAGAATTCTTGATGAAAATCGAGAAGCTTTGTTAAAAGCCAATAAAAGAGATTTAGACGCTTTTAACAAAGAAGATCAAGCAATGTTTGAACGTTTGATTTTAAATGATCAAAAAATTGATGGAATGATAAAAGCCATCAATGAAGTAAAAGCGCAAGAAGACCCAGTAAATCAAATTATTAGTCATAAAACCTTAGAAAACGGATTAAAAGTTACTAATAAAACGGCTCCGTTTGGCACCATTATGATTATTTACGAATCTAGACCCGATGTTACCGTAGAAGCTGCCGTTTTAGCTTTTAAATCTAATAATAGAATTTTACTAAAAGGTGGTAAAGAAGCCATACATAGTAACAAGTTCTTAGTAGCTCTTTGGCACAAGGCATTAATCGAAAATAAGCTAAGTGAAGATTATATAAAGTTCTTACAAATGGACAGAACAGAAACACAAGCGTTTTTAAAAAACCCAACAGAACAATTAGATTTAATTGTACCTAGAGGTGGCGAACGCTTAATTAGTTTTGTAAAAGAACATGCAACTTGTGCAGTTTTAATTAGCGGTAGAGGAAATAACTTTATATATATTGATAAAAGTGCAGAATGGAACAAAACTTTAGCCGTTATTATTAATGCAAAAACAGCTAAAATCTCTGCATGCAATGCTTTAGATAAAATCCTCATCAACAAAAACATAGAAGATTACACTAAAAAATTAAAAGAGTTGGAAGCTGTTTTAAAAGAAAAAAATGTAACTATTTTGGTTGATAAAAGCGTAAAAGAAATATTAAAAGACGAAGCTATTATTTCTGAAGAGAGTGTTTGGAAAGAAGAATTTTTAGCTTTAAAATGCTGTATTGGTGCTGTAGAAAATTTAGACGAAGCTACCGAAAAGATTAATAAATATTCCGGAGGACATTCTGCAGCCATAATGACCACAAATGATGAAAGTGCAGAAAGTTTTATGGAACAAGTAGATTGTGCTGCTGTGTATAAAAATTCATCTACAAGGTTTACAGATGGAGGTCAGTTAGGTGTTGGCGCAGAATTAGCTATTAGTACAGACAAGTTGCATCACAGAGGTCCGTTAGGGTTAAAAAAATTAGTGACCAATAAATATTATATTATTGGAGATGGTAACGTACGTGTATAA
- the proC gene encoding pyrroline-5-carboxylate reductase: MKILVIGAGNMGLTYAQGMSKSRLLKKKNIMVLDKSTEKLEELNKISHFDAFKELEDCVPKADIIFIAVKPYHAENLFKALKPFTKPGQVIVSIMAGVNIENIKKYSGLNKIVRAMPNLPAQIGKGLTSYVTSAEVSRIEKLTVESLLDTTGKSMEVSSEKLIDASTGISGSGPAYVFYFMQSMMEAALKMGFSKNDSSVLVSQTFTGAIELFNQSNLSPNSWMEKVASKGGTTRAALDSMEDNNVNELIKDAAFAAFNRAVEMGKEH, from the coding sequence ATGAAAATATTAGTAATTGGAGCAGGTAATATGGGCTTAACATATGCCCAGGGAATGTCTAAATCTAGATTGTTAAAGAAAAAAAACATCATGGTTTTAGATAAATCTACAGAAAAGCTAGAAGAATTAAACAAAATATCTCACTTTGATGCCTTTAAGGAACTAGAAGACTGTGTACCCAAAGCAGACATTATCTTTATTGCAGTAAAACCATATCATGCAGAAAATCTATTTAAAGCACTAAAACCATTTACAAAACCGGGTCAGGTTATTGTATCTATTATGGCGGGTGTTAACATAGAAAACATCAAAAAATATTCTGGACTAAACAAAATAGTAAGAGCAATGCCAAACCTACCAGCACAAATTGGTAAAGGTTTAACCTCTTATGTAACTTCTGCAGAAGTATCTAGAATAGAAAAATTAACTGTAGAAAGCCTATTAGATACCACAGGTAAATCTATGGAAGTAAGTAGTGAAAAATTGATTGATGCATCTACAGGGATTTCTGGTAGTGGGCCTGCTTATGTATTTTACTTTATGCAAAGTATGATGGAAGCCGCCTTAAAAATGGGGTTTTCTAAAAATGATTCTTCTGTATTGGTCAGTCAGACTTTTACAGGTGCTATAGAATTGTTTAACCAATCTAATTTATCGCCAAATTCTTGGATGGAAAAAGTAGCTTCTAAAGGCGGTACAACACGTGCTGCGTTAGATTCTATGGAAGATAATAATGTAAACGAATTAATTAAAGACGCCGCTTTTGCCGCTTTTAATAGAGCTGTAGAAATGGGTAAAGAACATTAA